One window of Geotoga petraea genomic DNA carries:
- a CDS encoding B12-binding domain-containing radical SAM protein has product MKFLIVNPWIYDSAAYDFWLKPMGLLYISAMLKKQGHQVQFIDNLDRHTKGIEKYKKPKDKYYGTGKFYTKTVEKPKIINFIDRKFKKYGMPEELFEEKLKSIGRIDGIITGITLTYWYYGGKKTVEKIREFYPDTPLFLGGIYANLYPDHSRKTFNDLNTHIINGNGVQSLNQVLKYYNTEMINDYDWFEEILLDYSEYKKISYAVILSSIGCPYKCTYCSTPNMWRFKYKSLDKIRQELGMILKNHPNIKNIVFFDDAFLLRPDLEDMLFMLKDFNVNYHLPNGIHAHRINQKLSDLLKEAGFKIIKLGYETSNPDMQKKTGNKVTNLDLMNAVKCFKQSGFDMKNIGAYIISNLPGQKINELYEAIDFCLDLGINPNINEYTPIPGTKDYLELIEKNILPKNTDPLLLNNTYIPYWWEKGISKQELEKVKLYLKQKKKAIENERI; this is encoded by the coding sequence GTGAAATTTCTAATTGTAAATCCCTGGATTTATGATTCCGCCGCATATGATTTTTGGCTAAAACCTATGGGGTTGCTCTATATTTCTGCTATGTTGAAAAAGCAAGGCCATCAAGTTCAATTTATAGATAATTTAGATAGACATACTAAAGGTATAGAAAAATATAAAAAACCAAAAGACAAATATTATGGAACTGGAAAGTTCTACACAAAAACTGTTGAAAAACCAAAAATAATAAATTTTATTGACCGAAAATTCAAAAAATACGGTATGCCAGAAGAATTGTTTGAAGAAAAGTTAAAATCGATAGGTAGAATTGATGGAATAATAACTGGCATAACACTTACTTACTGGTATTATGGTGGGAAAAAAACTGTTGAAAAAATTAGAGAATTCTATCCCGATACACCTTTGTTTTTAGGGGGCATTTATGCTAACTTATATCCAGATCATTCTAGAAAAACATTCAATGATCTAAATACACATATTATAAACGGTAATGGTGTTCAATCGTTAAACCAAGTATTAAAATATTATAACACTGAAATGATAAATGATTATGATTGGTTTGAAGAAATATTGCTGGATTATTCTGAATATAAAAAAATATCTTATGCTGTTATATTATCTTCTATTGGTTGTCCTTACAAATGTACTTATTGTTCAACTCCAAATATGTGGAGGTTCAAATATAAATCCCTTGATAAAATAAGACAAGAACTCGGAATGATACTGAAAAACCACCCAAACATTAAAAACATAGTGTTTTTTGATGATGCTTTTCTATTAAGACCTGATCTTGAAGATATGCTTTTTATGTTAAAGGATTTCAATGTTAACTACCATCTACCAAATGGGATCCATGCTCATAGAATAAACCAAAAATTATCCGATCTTCTAAAAGAAGCCGGTTTTAAAATAATAAAACTTGGTTATGAGACTTCAAATCCAGATATGCAAAAGAAAACAGGAAATAAAGTTACTAATTTAGATTTAATGAACGCTGTTAAATGTTTTAAACAATCAGGATTTGATATGAAAAATATTGGTGCTTATATAATTTCTAATCTGCCTGGCCAAAAAATCAATGAATTATATGAAGCCATAGACTTTTGTTTGGATTTAGGTATAAATCCAAACATTAATGAATATACACCTATACCTGGTACCAAAGATTATTTAGAATTAATTGAAAAGAATATTTTACCTAAAAATACTGATCCTCTTTTGTTAAACAATACTTATATTCCCTATTGGTGGGAAAAAGGAATAAGTAAACAAGAACTTGAAAAAGTGAAGTTATATCTCAAACAAAAAAAGAAGGCGATTGAGAATGAGCGAATTTAA
- a CDS encoding type III pantothenate kinase: MFLLIDVGNTNMVIGLYENKSGFDNLKTIRLGTHGFETEDELFSHIYNLLKINDINIESIDSISVASVVPSVNYIIKKMGEKYFNSKTYFVDHTKRVFNIEYKAQYPHEIGPDRIANVIAARKEYGENVIAIDFGTAITVDIIQNGDFVGGSITPGFKISMQALFSNTAKLPQIELDIPNYNKGINTIDNLQIGIIKTTIYGLEKLIEEIQNEDQNIYKIITTGGMAKNLKGKSKLFNNYVPDLTLKGIYYYMMSEKGELK, translated from the coding sequence ATGTTTTTACTAATTGATGTAGGAAATACTAATATGGTTATAGGATTATATGAAAATAAAAGTGGCTTTGATAATCTAAAAACTATCAGACTTGGGACTCATGGGTTTGAAACTGAAGATGAATTGTTTTCTCATATATACAACTTATTAAAAATAAATGATATAAACATTGAAAGTATTGATTCAATATCAGTCGCTTCAGTTGTTCCATCTGTAAACTATATAATCAAAAAGATGGGAGAAAAGTACTTTAATTCAAAAACATATTTTGTTGATCACACTAAAAGGGTATTTAATATAGAATACAAAGCACAATATCCACATGAAATAGGTCCTGACAGAATAGCAAATGTTATTGCTGCAAGAAAGGAATATGGTGAAAATGTAATTGCGATTGATTTTGGAACCGCTATAACAGTAGACATAATACAAAACGGTGATTTTGTAGGTGGCTCAATAACTCCAGGCTTTAAAATATCTATGCAAGCTTTATTTTCTAATACAGCTAAACTTCCGCAAATAGAGTTAGATATACCTAATTACAATAAAGGTATTAATACAATAGATAATTTACAAATAGGTATTATAAAAACCACAATTTATGGCTTAGAAAAATTAATTGAAGAAATTCAAAATGAAGATCAAAATATTTACAAAATAATAACAACAGGTGGCATGGCTAAAAACTTAAAAGGGAAATCAAAATTGTTTAATAATTACGTTCCTGATCTTACTCTTAAGGGAATTTATTACTACATGATGAGTGAAAAAGGTGAACTAAAGTGA
- a CDS encoding L-threonylcarbamoyladenylate synthase: protein MTKIFNIDTFNIDLKIINEAAEALKNDETVIFPTETVYGLGANGLSVNAVEKIYQAKGRPSDNPLILHIAKLEDILKYTYFPYELFEKVESLVPGPITFVLKKKNVVPDIVTAGRDTVAIRIPAHPVANKIIEFSDLPIAAPSANLSGKPSPTYPDHVIEDMDGRVDYIISSGKLEFGIESTIINLTEKIPTLLRPGPISPEKIKEIFGDIKIPDFVYGKADADIAIAPGMKYRHYAPESNVVIFNDLDINIDKYKENSIFLILKSNEKLAKSKKLNYDIISTDENHYEFAINLFYMLRKYDKKYKNIMVQSIEDKGIGIAIMNRLRKAANKKI, encoded by the coding sequence ATGACTAAAATATTTAACATTGATACTTTTAATATTGATCTAAAAATAATAAATGAAGCAGCAGAAGCGCTTAAAAATGATGAAACTGTGATATTTCCCACAGAAACTGTTTATGGATTAGGTGCAAATGGTTTGTCTGTAAATGCTGTAGAAAAAATATATCAGGCAAAAGGAAGACCATCAGACAATCCATTAATTTTACACATAGCAAAATTAGAAGATATTTTAAAATATACTTATTTTCCATATGAATTATTTGAAAAGGTTGAATCTCTTGTACCAGGGCCTATAACTTTTGTTTTGAAGAAAAAAAATGTAGTACCTGATATTGTTACTGCTGGTAGAGATACAGTCGCAATAAGAATACCTGCTCATCCAGTAGCAAATAAAATAATAGAATTTTCTGATTTACCCATAGCCGCTCCCAGTGCTAATTTATCTGGTAAACCTTCTCCGACCTATCCAGATCATGTTATAGAAGATATGGATGGAAGAGTAGATTACATCATTTCATCAGGAAAACTTGAGTTTGGTATAGAATCCACAATAATAAATTTGACAGAAAAAATTCCTACTTTATTAAGACCAGGGCCCATATCTCCAGAAAAAATTAAGGAAATATTTGGAGATATAAAGATACCTGATTTTGTTTATGGCAAAGCTGATGCTGATATTGCGATTGCACCAGGGATGAAATACCGTCATTATGCCCCAGAGAGTAATGTTGTAATATTTAATGATTTAGACATAAATATTGATAAATATAAGGAGAATTCAATTTTTTTAATTTTAAAATCGAATGAAAAATTGGCTAAATCAAAAAAATTGAATTATGATATAATATCAACCGATGAAAATCATTATGAATTTGCTATAAATCTTTTTTATATGTTAAGAAAATACGATAAAAAATATAAAAATATTATGGTCCAATCTATTGAAGATAAAGGTATTGGTATTGCTATAATGAACAGGCTAAGAAAAGCTGCTAATAAAAAAATATAA
- a CDS encoding glutamine synthetase family protein, translating into MILKKYDGDLSSVDFLDMMMIDISGNMRHVSIAKSYITDNIFEEGIGFDASNLGFAKVTKSDMVAIPDMNKAFVEEKDGFKILHVFCDVVDPFDNERSFEHYPRNVIKNTVKYLNELGIADTAKLLVELEFHVFDEVRYSSAHNHSYYSLNSSEGIGESFGSLPRMPHDSGYHKLYPEEKYFTYRNTIVSILEGLGIPIKYHHHEVGIAQLEIEVNFMDLEEVADNISIAKWVIKQVANEMNLYVTFMPKPIYKMPGNGMHVHQFLVKDGKSLFVGDKEHGLSDIGLNYICGILDHALSGSLLAFTNPSTNSYKRLVPGFEAPISATYAKGSRSAAIRVPGYLKKNAVRIEYRTGDATSNFYYSFAAMVLAGVDGILNKLDPKERGYNSTDNMEDKIFPLDLDAVLNGLKQDHKYLEKVFPESLIEEWIKIKRKEANYVYNAPTPQEYELYF; encoded by the coding sequence ATGATTTTAAAAAAGTATGATGGAGATTTATCAAGTGTTGATTTTTTAGACATGATGATGATTGATATATCAGGAAATATGAGACATGTATCCATAGCAAAAAGTTATATTACTGATAATATTTTTGAAGAAGGTATAGGTTTTGATGCTTCAAATTTAGGTTTTGCTAAAGTTACCAAATCTGATATGGTGGCTATACCTGATATGAATAAAGCTTTTGTTGAGGAAAAAGATGGGTTTAAAATTCTTCATGTTTTTTGTGATGTTGTAGATCCTTTTGATAACGAAAGATCTTTTGAACATTATCCAAGAAATGTTATCAAAAACACAGTTAAATATTTAAATGAATTAGGCATTGCAGATACTGCAAAACTACTTGTTGAATTAGAATTTCATGTTTTTGATGAAGTTAGATATTCGTCAGCGCATAATCACTCTTATTATTCTTTGAACAGCTCAGAAGGAATAGGTGAGTCTTTTGGATCCTTACCCAGAATGCCGCACGATTCTGGTTACCATAAACTCTATCCAGAAGAAAAATATTTTACCTATAGAAATACAATAGTAAGTATATTAGAAGGTTTGGGTATACCTATTAAATATCATCATCATGAGGTTGGTATAGCTCAACTTGAAATTGAAGTGAATTTTATGGACCTCGAAGAAGTTGCTGACAATATAAGTATCGCTAAATGGGTGATCAAACAAGTTGCCAATGAGATGAATTTGTATGTTACTTTTATGCCAAAGCCAATTTACAAAATGCCAGGAAATGGTATGCATGTTCACCAATTTTTAGTAAAAGATGGTAAATCCCTATTTGTTGGTGACAAAGAACATGGATTAAGCGATATTGGATTAAATTATATTTGTGGAATACTTGATCATGCTTTGTCTGGATCTTTATTAGCCTTTACAAATCCAAGTACAAACTCATATAAAAGATTAGTACCAGGATTTGAAGCTCCAATTAGCGCAACTTACGCAAAAGGAAGTAGATCTGCAGCAATTAGAGTTCCTGGATACTTGAAGAAAAATGCAGTTAGAATTGAATATAGAACAGGAGATGCAACTAGTAATTTCTATTATTCTTTTGCAGCAATGGTGCTCGCTGGAGTAGATGGGATTTTAAATAAATTAGACCCCAAAGAAAGAGGTTACAATTCTACAGATAATATGGAAGATAAGATATTTCCGTTAGATTTAGATGCAGTTTTAAATGGATTAAAACAAGATCATAAATATTTAGAAAAGGTATTCCCTGAATCTTTGATAGAAGAATGGATAAAAATAAAAAGGAAAGAAGCTAACTACGTTTATAATGCACCCACTCCTCAAGAGTATGAGTTATATTTCTAA
- the fliJ gene encoding flagellar export protein FliJ, translating into MKFKFSLQKVQDLREKLEENAKEELGKKIQQRLIEENRLEEINNEIKEYNKLFDLYLKSQISSAKIQEMIRYRQSLNNKRDLQVRIYQKSLLEEDKSRNIYLEKKMDKDILNKLKIRKKEEYDIEQKKNDIKELDEIAQTMYLNKNQEG; encoded by the coding sequence ATGAAATTTAAATTTTCTTTACAAAAAGTTCAAGATTTAAGAGAAAAATTAGAAGAAAATGCAAAAGAAGAATTGGGTAAAAAAATACAACAAAGATTGATAGAAGAAAATAGGTTAGAAGAGATCAACAATGAGATAAAAGAATACAATAAACTCTTTGACTTATATCTTAAATCCCAAATATCATCAGCTAAGATTCAAGAGATGATAAGATACCGACAATCTTTGAACAATAAGAGAGATTTACAAGTTAGAATTTATCAAAAGTCTCTTTTAGAAGAAGACAAATCCAGAAACATTTATTTAGAGAAAAAAATGGATAAAGACATATTAAACAAACTAAAAATAAGAAAAAAAGAAGAATACGATATTGAACAGAAAAAAAATGATATCAAAGAATTGGATGAAATAGCACAAACTATGTATTTAAACAAAAATCAAGAGGGCTAA
- a CDS encoding sigma-54 interaction domain-containing protein → MNNNELIKSILDQLQEGVIAVDEHENLFFVNDSACRILDLERENVLNKNVVETVPNTRLHIILRTGESELDRLQNLGNKVIITSRFPIKNDNNETIAAAAVFRDVTTIQKLAEEVTNLREIEAMLTSIIDSTTDAISVADQEGRVIMVNRAYTKITGLTPREVIGKPASIDIEEGESLHIKCAREKKPIFNVRKKVAGSKKDVLASVTPYFVKNEFKGSVAVIHDVSEIQRLMNELEATKRMLKKEKARYTFDDIISESNEMKNVIKQAQKASLTKVNVLIHGEYGVGKEILAQAIHNYSERKNNTYLKLNLSMIQKNKQNQMLFGDKSYIALSDKGTLFIENIHEASEEIQEKLLKFIRDNEFESEYFSVKPDVRFIFSTTEDLKTLISLGKFSKELFYKISVVTINIPPLRERTEDIPKLARQILYSLNQKYGRVIYDFTDDAINKLKDYSWNGNIRELENVIDRSILNLESNDSIITSSHVPEITENKENNSGTLKELVEDFEKRIIMEILEVCHGNKTEASKKLGLTVRNLYYKLDRYGIK, encoded by the coding sequence ATGAATAATAATGAGTTGATAAAATCTATACTAGACCAATTACAAGAAGGAGTAATCGCGGTTGATGAGCATGAAAATTTGTTTTTTGTCAATGATTCTGCTTGTAGAATTTTAGATTTAGAACGAGAAAATGTTTTGAACAAAAATGTTGTAGAAACTGTTCCAAACACCAGATTACACATTATTTTACGAACAGGTGAATCTGAATTAGATAGATTGCAAAATCTTGGAAATAAAGTGATAATTACATCCAGATTTCCTATAAAAAACGATAATAACGAAACAATTGCAGCGGCAGCTGTATTTAGAGATGTAACAACAATTCAAAAGTTAGCTGAAGAAGTTACCAATCTTAGAGAAATTGAAGCTATGCTTACCTCAATTATTGATTCAACTACTGATGCAATTTCGGTAGCAGATCAAGAAGGTAGAGTCATTATGGTAAATAGGGCCTACACCAAAATAACTGGGCTAACTCCAAGAGAAGTCATTGGTAAACCCGCTTCTATAGATATTGAAGAAGGGGAAAGTCTTCACATAAAATGTGCCAGAGAGAAAAAACCTATTTTCAACGTGAGAAAAAAAGTAGCTGGAAGCAAGAAAGATGTACTCGCATCTGTAACCCCATATTTTGTAAAAAATGAATTTAAAGGGTCTGTGGCTGTTATTCATGATGTATCAGAAATACAAAGATTGATGAATGAACTTGAGGCTACAAAAAGGATGCTTAAAAAAGAAAAGGCTAGATACACTTTTGATGATATAATAAGTGAATCTAATGAAATGAAAAATGTTATTAAACAAGCACAGAAAGCATCGCTAACAAAAGTTAATGTATTAATACACGGAGAGTACGGTGTAGGAAAGGAAATATTGGCTCAAGCAATACATAACTATTCTGAAAGAAAAAATAATACGTATTTAAAACTTAATTTATCAATGATTCAGAAAAACAAACAAAATCAAATGTTGTTTGGAGATAAAAGTTATATAGCTTTGTCAGATAAAGGGACTTTGTTTATAGAAAATATACATGAAGCTTCAGAAGAAATTCAAGAAAAACTCCTAAAATTTATTAGAGATAACGAGTTTGAAAGCGAATATTTCAGCGTAAAACCTGATGTAAGGTTTATCTTTTCAACAACAGAAGACTTAAAAACTTTGATAAGCCTCGGAAAATTTTCAAAAGAATTATTTTACAAAATTTCAGTTGTTACCATTAACATTCCTCCATTAAGAGAGAGAACAGAAGACATCCCAAAATTGGCAAGACAAATATTATATTCTTTAAATCAGAAATATGGTAGGGTTATTTACGACTTTACTGATGATGCTATTAACAAATTGAAAGATTATTCGTGGAATGGTAATATTAGAGAACTCGAAAATGTAATTGACAGATCAATTTTAAACCTTGAAAGTAATGATTCTATAATTACATCTTCTCATGTTCCTGAAATAACAGAAAATAAAGAAAATAATTCGGGAACATTGAAAGAATTAGTTGAAGACTTTGAAAAAAGAATTATTATGGAAATATTAGAAGTCTGTCATGGCAATAAAACAGAAGCTTCCAAAAAATTAGGATTAACAGTTAGAAATCTTTACTATAAACTAGATCGATATGGAATAAAATAA
- a CDS encoding radical SAM protein, translating into MYQPSYIKLYENGELHKRRDILYNHIYKCTLCPMKCNANRNVNNGVCGANDKIKISEYVLYPGEEPPITGDTGAGGVFFSNCNMRCVYCQNFLFSQKGNGKERTVDELADIFINIQEVKKAKNLDLITATPYLPFIFDALIIAIEKGFNLPIVWNTSSFENPETLDLLDGVVDIYLPDIRYTSNILGKRYSNVKNYWDYAKKSIKMMYNQIGNIFHTNEEGVLLRGLIIRILVLPNLTNQAKEALKFIKYELSDEIHISLMDQYVPVNEIKKYPKLNRFLYKEEYEEVVQYMGELELNKGWVQHHKLKSFRGEENE; encoded by the coding sequence ATGTACCAACCTTCTTATATAAAATTATATGAAAATGGTGAATTGCATAAAAGAAGAGATATATTATATAATCATATATATAAATGTACATTGTGCCCTATGAAATGCAATGCTAATAGAAATGTTAATAACGGAGTATGTGGCGCTAACGACAAGATAAAAATTTCTGAATACGTTTTATATCCTGGAGAAGAACCACCAATAACTGGTGACACAGGTGCAGGAGGAGTATTTTTTAGTAATTGCAATATGAGGTGTGTTTACTGTCAAAACTTTTTATTTTCTCAAAAAGGTAACGGCAAGGAAAGAACTGTTGACGAATTAGCAGATATTTTTATTAATATACAGGAAGTTAAAAAAGCTAAAAACTTAGATTTGATAACTGCCACTCCATATCTTCCTTTTATTTTTGATGCATTGATCATTGCAATAGAAAAAGGTTTTAACTTACCAATTGTATGGAATACAAGTTCATTTGAAAATCCTGAAACTTTAGATTTATTAGATGGCGTAGTTGATATATACCTACCAGATATAAGATATACCAGTAATATTTTAGGTAAAAGATATTCTAATGTAAAAAACTATTGGGATTATGCCAAAAAATCGATTAAAATGATGTATAATCAAATAGGAAATATTTTTCATACTAACGAAGAAGGAGTGCTATTAAGGGGGTTAATAATAAGAATTTTAGTTTTACCAAATCTTACAAACCAAGCAAAAGAAGCTTTGAAATTTATCAAATATGAATTATCTGATGAAATACATATTAGCCTAATGGATCAATATGTACCTGTAAATGAAATTAAAAAATATCCAAAATTAAATAGATTTCTGTACAAAGAAGAATATGAAGAAGTTGTTCAATATATGGGGGAATTAGAACTTAACAAAGGTTGGGTTCAACATCATAAATTAAAATCTTTTCGGGGTGAAGAAAATGAATAA
- a CDS encoding radical SAM protein: protein MKNIEFVKLTHTKSISTTKNYCFLNCKHCNKHYLKNMKSVDEIEELAKEGIKSFLISGGMNSNIEVPIIPFYEKLKYLKNKYNLRYNIHTGIVENSYEYLSKLRDLHDSISFDIVGKEEAYKNVYGNNFYKEMISSFDTLISENFNVKPHITLGLNGGKIEHEFNSLNILKKNANKIKNVIFIVFIPTKDTFFENKKPPNLKEIEDIFKTFKKEMPNTNLTLGCMQPKGFYRKELQVMSLKYLDKITQPLQHTIKLAEENNYKIEYSFECCAL from the coding sequence ATGAAAAATATTGAATTTGTTAAGTTAACTCATACCAAATCAATTTCTACAACAAAAAATTATTGCTTTTTAAATTGTAAACACTGCAATAAGCATTATTTAAAAAATATGAAGTCAGTTGATGAAATAGAAGAACTTGCAAAAGAAGGTATAAAATCATTCTTAATTAGTGGTGGTATGAATAGCAATATAGAAGTTCCTATTATTCCTTTTTACGAAAAACTAAAATATTTAAAAAATAAGTACAATTTAAGATATAACATACATACTGGAATTGTTGAAAATTCATATGAATACCTTTCTAAATTAAGGGATCTTCATGATTCTATTTCTTTTGATATTGTAGGTAAAGAAGAAGCATATAAAAATGTTTACGGAAATAATTTTTATAAAGAAATGATCTCAAGTTTTGATACTCTCATAAGTGAAAACTTTAATGTCAAACCACATATAACATTAGGCTTAAATGGTGGAAAAATAGAACATGAATTCAATTCATTAAATATTTTGAAAAAAAATGCAAATAAAATTAAGAATGTAATATTCATTGTTTTTATACCTACGAAAGATACATTTTTTGAAAACAAAAAACCACCAAATTTAAAAGAGATAGAAGATATTTTTAAAACATTTAAAAAAGAAATGCCAAACACAAATCTAACTCTTGGCTGCATGCAGCCTAAAGGGTTTTATAGAAAAGAGTTACAGGTTATGTCCCTTAAATATTTAGATAAGATAACCCAGCCCTTACAACATACAATAAAACTTGCAGAAGAAAATAACTATAAAATAGAATATTCTTTTGAATGCTGTGCTTTATAA
- the rnc gene encoding ribonuclease III — MNQNDVMTKKEKNIVNKAIKSLKLPENMDKNILFTALSHTSFVFEKENKGRKLNSNERLEFLGDSVLELSISEFLFNKYNLSEGDMSKIRATVASELILTEVAKKIHLDKFLFLGTGEEKHGGRQKHSILADATESLFASIYLSLGFDYAKEYILKRLTPYIKKAIKGELFLDHKTKLQEITQEVYKALPVYEVLNSQGPSHIKYYKVAVKINNETLGVGEGHSKKIAEQLAAKEACEKFLNGSNKNEKY, encoded by the coding sequence ATGAATCAAAACGATGTAATGACAAAAAAAGAAAAAAATATAGTAAACAAAGCAATAAAATCGTTAAAACTTCCAGAAAATATGGATAAAAATATTCTTTTTACTGCTTTAAGTCATACATCTTTTGTTTTTGAAAAAGAAAATAAAGGAAGAAAACTAAATTCAAATGAAAGATTAGAATTTCTCGGAGATTCAGTATTGGAACTCTCGATCTCCGAGTTCCTTTTTAATAAATATAATCTTTCTGAGGGAGATATGTCGAAGATAAGGGCAACTGTTGCCTCTGAATTAATTTTAACCGAAGTAGCCAAAAAAATTCATTTAGATAAATTTTTATTCTTAGGTACTGGTGAAGAAAAACATGGTGGTAGACAAAAACATTCTATTTTAGCTGATGCAACTGAATCGTTGTTTGCTTCGATATATCTATCTTTAGGTTTTGACTATGCAAAAGAATACATTTTAAAAAGATTAACCCCTTATATAAAAAAAGCTATTAAAGGAGAACTATTTTTAGATCATAAAACAAAATTACAGGAAATTACTCAAGAAGTTTATAAAGCATTACCAGTATATGAAGTTCTAAACTCTCAAGGCCCATCCCATATAAAATATTATAAAGTTGCTGTAAAAATTAACAATGAAACACTTGGAGTTGGAGAAGGGCATTCAAAAAAAATTGCTGAACAATTAGCAGCAAAGGAAGCCTGTGAAAAATTTTTAAATGGAAGTAATAAAAATGAAAAATATTGA